One part of the Lachnospiraceae bacterium JLR.KK002 genome encodes these proteins:
- a CDS encoding LacI family DNA-binding transcriptional regulator codes for MTTIKDIAVSAGVSPATVSRILNNDTTLNVSPETRQKVLDTAHSLNYRKKSRASGKSVYTLGIVQWFSPQQEMEDNYYLLIRQGIEDFCMQNCIHVVRTYKADVNYMDALKNVDALICVGKFSKDEIQRFREMTSSIIFLDMPVENIAISTITLDFQHAMETGLDYLTALGHTRIGFLGGKEYLADGSLFPDVRKTLFTDYCREHGVDCESWILEGSFTIESGYQMMNRLLDQGNLPGAVIASSDPIAIGALRALTARNIHVPDDISLMGFDDTSLSAFTAPPLTTIHAPAYDMGSFGANIVFNILKLQPATAMKIQLPCRLVERQSCRKIN; via the coding sequence ATGACAACCATCAAAGATATTGCAGTATCTGCAGGGGTTTCTCCTGCTACTGTTTCCAGAATACTCAACAACGATACCACGCTGAACGTCTCTCCTGAAACGCGGCAGAAGGTGCTGGACACGGCCCACAGCCTGAATTACAGGAAAAAATCCCGTGCTTCCGGCAAATCCGTCTATACTCTTGGCATTGTCCAGTGGTTTTCTCCCCAGCAGGAAATGGAGGACAATTACTATCTGCTGATTCGCCAGGGGATTGAGGATTTCTGTATGCAGAACTGCATTCATGTGGTGCGCACCTACAAGGCAGATGTAAACTATATGGACGCCCTGAAAAATGTGGACGCTCTGATTTGTGTGGGAAAATTCAGTAAAGACGAAATTCAGCGTTTCCGTGAAATGACTTCCAGTATTATCTTTCTGGACATGCCGGTGGAAAATATTGCCATATCCACCATTACACTGGATTTCCAACATGCCATGGAGACAGGTCTTGATTACCTCACTGCCCTCGGCCATACCAGAATCGGTTTTCTGGGAGGAAAAGAATACCTGGCAGACGGCTCCCTGTTTCCGGATGTACGGAAAACTCTGTTTACCGATTATTGCAGGGAACATGGTGTGGACTGTGAATCCTGGATTCTGGAGGGTTCTTTCACCATAGAATCCGGCTATCAGATGATGAACCGGCTGCTGGACCAGGGGAACCTGCCCGGCGCCGTCATTGCCTCCAGCGACCCCATTGCCATCGGTGCGCTCCGGGCTCTGACTGCCAGAAATATTCATGTGCCGGATGACATTTCTCTGATGGGCTTCGACGACACCAGTCTGTCGGCATTTACTGCTCCGCCTCTGACCACCATTCATGCCCCTGCTTACGACATGGGCAGCTTCGGCGCCAATATTGTATTTAATATTCTGAAACTGCAGCCGGCCACTGCCATGAAGATACAGCTTCCCTGCCGGCTGGTGGAACGCCAGTCCTGCCGGAAGATAAATTAA
- a CDS encoding NifB/NifX family molybdenum-iron cluster-binding protein yields MARPSKPRRVCRMPACTCFYAGNPPHSADCRGLQLSIEEYEVIRLLDYQGLTQQEAAAQMNTGRTTIQALYTQARRKLARFLVEGFPLTISGGSYQLCPGQNCLKNCQNRKKGESIMKIAVTYENGQVFQHFGHTSQFKVYEVENGTIVSSEIVDTNGQGHGALAGFLFGGGVDVLICGGIGGGARNALAEAGIELYPGATGDADAQVESFLKGQLVYDPDTVCSHHSHEDGHDCGNHGCGSESCH; encoded by the coding sequence ATGGCACGTCCCAGCAAACCAAGGCGTGTATGCCGTATGCCGGCCTGCACCTGTTTTTACGCGGGAAATCCCCCGCATTCTGCAGACTGCCGGGGACTGCAGCTCAGTATTGAAGAATATGAGGTAATCCGCCTGCTGGATTATCAGGGGCTCACCCAGCAGGAAGCTGCCGCACAGATGAATACCGGACGCACTACCATACAGGCCCTGTACACACAGGCACGCCGGAAGCTGGCCCGTTTCCTGGTGGAAGGATTTCCCCTTACCATCTCAGGCGGCAGTTATCAGCTCTGTCCCGGCCAAAACTGCCTGAAAAACTGTCAGAACAGAAAAAAAGGAGAATCTATTATGAAAATTGCAGTTACTTACGAAAATGGACAGGTATTCCAGCATTTTGGACACACCAGCCAGTTTAAAGTGTATGAAGTGGAAAACGGAACGATTGTTTCTTCCGAAATTGTGGACACCAACGGACAGGGCCACGGCGCTCTGGCAGGCTTTTTATTCGGCGGCGGCGTGGATGTACTGATTTGCGGCGGAATTGGCGGCGGCGCAAGAAATGCCCTGGCAGAAGCCGGAATTGAACTTTATCCCGGAGCTACCGGAGACGCTGACGCTCAGGTAGAATCTTTCTTAAAGGGACAGCTCGTCTATGACCCCGACACCGTATGCAGCCATCACTCCCACGAAGACGGTCATGACTGCGGAAATCACGGCTGCGGTTCGGAAAGCTGCCACTAA
- the hflX gene encoding GTPase HflX: MPEPFKIEEITEKLILVGVSLQEDDDTEDSLTELAELVETAGGQVVGVTVQNRESIHPGTYVGKGKLQELQQMIQELEADGIVCDDELSPAQLRNMEDVLECKVMDRTLVILDIFAARASTSEGKIQVELAQLKYRMSRLTGLGISLSRLGGGIGTRGPGEKKLEMDRRLIKSRIAQLNRELVQVQKHREITRGQREHNQTKVAAIVGYTNAGKSTLLNHLTHASVLEEDKLFATLDPTTRNLKLDSGQEILLTDTVGFIRKLPHHLIEAFRSTLEEARYADIILHVVDASSPQREKQMEIVYETLRNLGVSGKKTITLFNKQDKVEEQEGQKDFQADKSLKISARSGQGLEELKEALEEILREDKRLLEGVFPYDQGGHIPVIRKYGELLEEAYQEQGIYVKAFVPAELYQNLEKHMLVSDKQTGEMS; this comes from the coding sequence ATGCCGGAACCATTTAAAATAGAAGAAATAACAGAAAAACTGATTCTTGTGGGAGTGAGTCTGCAGGAAGATGACGATACGGAAGATTCCCTGACGGAACTGGCGGAACTGGTGGAAACAGCCGGCGGGCAGGTGGTGGGAGTCACCGTACAGAACCGGGAATCCATACATCCTGGTACCTATGTGGGAAAAGGAAAGCTGCAGGAGCTGCAGCAGATGATACAGGAACTGGAGGCGGACGGAATTGTCTGCGACGACGAGCTGTCCCCGGCCCAGCTTCGGAATATGGAAGATGTGCTGGAATGCAAAGTGATGGACCGGACGCTGGTGATTCTGGATATTTTTGCGGCCAGAGCTTCCACCAGCGAAGGAAAAATACAGGTGGAGCTGGCTCAGTTAAAGTATCGGATGAGCCGCCTGACAGGCCTTGGAATCAGCCTGTCCCGGCTGGGCGGCGGCATCGGTACCAGAGGGCCAGGTGAGAAAAAGCTGGAAATGGACCGGAGGCTGATTAAAAGCAGGATTGCCCAGTTAAACCGGGAACTGGTACAGGTGCAGAAGCATCGGGAGATTACCAGAGGGCAGCGGGAACACAACCAGACAAAAGTGGCGGCCATTGTGGGATATACCAATGCAGGGAAATCCACCCTGCTGAATCATCTCACCCATGCATCGGTGCTGGAAGAAGATAAGCTGTTTGCCACGCTGGACCCCACCACCAGAAATCTGAAGCTGGACAGCGGACAGGAAATCCTGCTCACCGATACGGTAGGATTTATCCGGAAACTGCCCCATCATCTGATAGAAGCATTCCGGAGTACCCTGGAAGAAGCCAGGTATGCGGACATTATTCTGCATGTGGTGGACGCTTCCAGTCCTCAGAGGGAAAAGCAGATGGAGATTGTATATGAGACACTGCGGAATCTGGGCGTATCGGGAAAGAAAACCATAACCCTCTTTAACAAACAGGATAAAGTGGAAGAGCAGGAGGGGCAGAAGGATTTTCAGGCGGACAAATCCCTGAAAATTTCTGCCAGGTCCGGTCAGGGACTGGAAGAACTGAAAGAAGCTCTGGAGGAAATTCTGCGGGAGGACAAACGTCTTCTGGAAGGCGTGTTTCCCTATGACCAGGGAGGTCATATTCCCGTTATCCGCAAATACGGCGAACTGCTGGAGGAAGCATATCAGGAACAGGGCATTTATGTAAAAGCATTTGTTCCTGCGGAGCTGTATCAAAATCTGGAGAAACATATGCTGGTTTCGGATAAACAGACCGGAGAGATGTCATGA
- the galT gene encoding UDP-glucose--hexose-1-phosphate uridylyltransferase, with translation MINEAIKKLVCYGLERGLIGEEDIIYTTNQLLETLKIEEYEEPQEIYRNVELEPVLKELLDYAYEHGVLEENGVVYRDLFDTKLMAKLMPRPSEVIGRFWDIYYRDGARAATDFYYQLSQDSDYIRRYRIAKDVKWKAQTPYGELDITINLSKPEKDPKAIAAAKNAKQSGYPKCLLCVENEGYAGRINHPARQNHRIIPVTIQDSRWGFQYSPYVYYNEHCIVFNSQHIPMKIEHGTFCKLFDFVKQFPHYIVGSNADLPIVGGSILSHDHFQGGSYEFAMAKAPVEREFTVKGFEDVKAGIVKWPMSVIRIAGEDTERLIGLADKILTSWRGYTDEDAFIFAETDGEPHNTITPIARKRGDLYELDLVLRNNITTEEHPLGVYHPHAELHHIKKENIGLIEVMGLAVLPARLKDEMERLAEAIVEKKDIRADEILAKHADWVEEFLPAYGEITEDNVMDILQKEIALVFSQVLEHAGVYKRNEEGQKAFDRFVESLNR, from the coding sequence ATGATAAATGAAGCAATTAAAAAACTGGTTTGTTATGGACTGGAGCGGGGACTGATTGGGGAAGAAGACATTATTTATACCACCAATCAGCTTCTGGAAACCCTTAAAATAGAAGAATATGAGGAACCGCAGGAAATTTATCGGAATGTGGAACTGGAGCCGGTATTAAAAGAACTTCTGGACTATGCGTATGAGCATGGGGTGCTGGAAGAAAACGGTGTGGTATACCGGGATTTGTTTGACACGAAGCTGATGGCAAAACTGATGCCCCGGCCCAGTGAAGTGATTGGGAGGTTCTGGGATATTTATTACCGGGACGGTGCCAGGGCAGCCACTGATTTCTACTATCAGTTAAGCCAGGACAGCGACTATATTCGCCGTTACCGGATTGCAAAAGATGTAAAATGGAAAGCGCAGACTCCTTACGGAGAACTGGATATCACCATCAACCTTTCCAAACCGGAGAAGGACCCGAAGGCCATTGCAGCGGCGAAAAATGCGAAACAGAGCGGATATCCCAAATGTCTGCTGTGCGTGGAAAATGAGGGGTATGCGGGACGCATCAACCATCCTGCAAGGCAGAATCACCGGATTATTCCTGTGACCATTCAGGACAGCCGCTGGGGATTCCAGTATTCTCCCTATGTATATTATAACGAGCACTGTATCGTATTTAATTCTCAGCATATACCCATGAAAATTGAACATGGGACTTTCTGCAAACTGTTTGATTTTGTAAAACAGTTCCCCCACTACATCGTGGGCTCCAATGCAGATCTGCCCATTGTGGGAGGCTCTATTTTAAGCCATGACCATTTCCAGGGAGGGAGCTATGAATTTGCCATGGCCAAAGCTCCGGTCGAACGGGAATTTACAGTAAAAGGCTTTGAGGATGTAAAGGCCGGCATTGTAAAATGGCCCATGTCCGTGATCCGGATTGCCGGAGAAGATACGGAGCGCCTGATTGGACTGGCAGATAAGATTCTGACATCCTGGAGAGGATATACGGATGAAGACGCATTTATTTTTGCAGAGACAGACGGGGAACCCCATAACACGATTACGCCTATTGCAAGAAAACGGGGAGATTTATACGAACTGGATCTGGTGCTGCGCAATAACATCACCACAGAAGAACATCCTCTGGGCGTATACCATCCTCATGCAGAACTGCACCATATCAAGAAAGAAAATATTGGCCTGATTGAGGTAATGGGCCTGGCGGTGCTTCCGGCACGTCTGAAAGACGAAATGGAGCGGCTGGCAGAGGCCATTGTAGAGAAAAAGGATATCCGTGCAGACGAAATCCTTGCAAAACATGCAGACTGGGTGGAAGAATTCCTTCCCGCATACGGAGAAATCACAGAGGACAATGTGATGGATATACTGCAGAAGGAGATTGCCCTGGTGTTCAGCCAGGTGCTGGAACATGCAGGGGTCTATAAGAGAAACGAAGAAGGTCAGAAAGCCTTTGACCGGTTTGTGGAAAGCCTGAACAGGTAA
- a CDS encoding tetratricopeptide repeat protein, with amino-acid sequence MKSGRMSHRIKRKTALLLAFALLGSTVLAGCQDKEALENQQAYRQLGINKLSEGSYEEAVEAFQKALDQSQAVVGDMEIDICYYKATAQYRAGDIEGALTTCKALIDYNKKDAKASYLRGCIYLKEGDQEKAMKDYRNAFENSGGYEIYVSAWENLRNAGCTAEAEEVLKEALKQKPEKAADYRERGHIYLLQGDYEQAKKELDQAINQEDVKALLYMAQVYDAEGNSSQADALYESYISKNNSDVSTLVSLGDAQMEAGNYSQALDFYQQALSVENPPNEQQIRRNEVIACEQMLDFEGAREKMLAYLKDYPEDEQAQREYVFLQTR; translated from the coding sequence ATGAAATCAGGAAGAATGTCCCACAGAATAAAAAGAAAAACCGCTCTGCTGCTGGCTTTTGCCCTGCTGGGAAGCACGGTCCTGGCAGGCTGCCAGGACAAAGAAGCATTGGAAAACCAGCAGGCATACCGGCAGCTTGGCATTAATAAACTGAGCGAAGGAAGTTATGAGGAAGCGGTGGAGGCCTTTCAGAAGGCTCTGGACCAGTCTCAGGCAGTGGTAGGAGATATGGAAATTGATATCTGCTATTATAAGGCCACAGCCCAGTACCGGGCCGGAGACATCGAAGGGGCTCTGACCACCTGCAAGGCCCTGATTGATTATAATAAAAAGGACGCCAAAGCCAGTTATCTGCGGGGCTGCATTTATCTGAAAGAAGGGGACCAGGAAAAGGCCATGAAAGATTACCGGAACGCTTTTGAGAACAGCGGCGGTTATGAAATCTATGTGTCTGCCTGGGAGAATCTCCGGAATGCAGGCTGTACGGCAGAAGCGGAGGAAGTGCTGAAAGAAGCATTGAAACAGAAGCCGGAAAAAGCTGCGGATTACCGGGAACGGGGCCATATTTATCTGCTGCAGGGCGATTATGAGCAGGCGAAAAAGGAGCTGGACCAGGCCATCAATCAGGAGGATGTGAAAGCATTGCTTTATATGGCCCAGGTATATGACGCAGAGGGCAATTCCAGTCAGGCCGACGCCCTGTATGAAAGCTATATTTCCAAAAATAATTCCGATGTGTCAACCCTTGTATCCCTGGGAGACGCCCAGATGGAGGCAGGTAATTACAGCCAGGCGCTGGATTTTTACCAGCAGGCATTGTCGGTGGAAAATCCTCCCAACGAGCAGCAGATTCGGCGCAATGAAGTCATTGCCTGTGAACAGATGCTGGATTTTGAGGGAGCCAGAGAAAAAATGTTGGCCTATCTGAAGGATTATCCGGAAGATGAACAGGCTCAGAGAGAATATGTGTTTCTGCAGACCCGGTAA
- a CDS encoding DMT family transporter, whose translation MNKLQIKHSLLLFLTACIWGVAFVAQSVGMDYVGPLTFNCVRSLLGGAVLIPCIWFLEKYGSRGRKSENREPCRSGQPLESKVQSGITEKISDSRKLAAGGILCGILLCLATNFQQVGIAYTTVGKAGFITAFYIVLVPILGLFFHKKCGWTLWAGVVLALTGLYFLCMSGSAGQKVQERLITGIPIGKGDFLVFIGALLFSVHILVIDYFTERVDGVKMSCIQFWVCGLLSGIGMFLTEEPRLADILAAWQPVLYAGVLSCGVAYTLQIVGQKGMNPTVAALILSLESVVSVLAGLILLGQHMTWQETTGCVLMFAAIILAQIPGNSVSRKKDREPESVQK comes from the coding sequence ATGAATAAATTACAGATAAAACATTCCCTGCTGCTGTTTCTGACTGCCTGTATCTGGGGCGTGGCTTTTGTGGCTCAGAGCGTGGGAATGGATTACGTGGGGCCGCTGACCTTTAACTGCGTCCGGTCCCTCCTGGGCGGCGCGGTACTGATTCCCTGTATCTGGTTTCTGGAAAAATACGGCAGCCGGGGCAGAAAGTCTGAAAACAGAGAACCGTGCCGGTCGGGACAGCCATTGGAAAGTAAGGTACAGTCGGGCATTACAGAAAAAATTTCTGACAGCAGGAAACTGGCAGCAGGAGGAATCCTCTGCGGCATTCTGCTGTGTCTGGCCACTAATTTCCAGCAGGTGGGAATTGCCTACACCACAGTGGGGAAGGCAGGATTTATCACTGCCTTTTATATTGTGCTGGTTCCCATTCTGGGGCTGTTTTTCCATAAGAAGTGCGGATGGACGCTGTGGGCCGGTGTAGTTCTGGCGCTGACAGGACTGTATTTTCTGTGTATGTCAGGTTCCGCCGGACAGAAGGTACAGGAACGGTTAATTACAGGCATTCCCATTGGAAAAGGAGATTTTCTGGTATTTATCGGAGCGCTTCTGTTTTCAGTGCATATTCTGGTGATTGATTATTTTACGGAACGGGTGGATGGAGTAAAAATGTCCTGTATTCAGTTTTGGGTCTGCGGGTTGCTGTCGGGAATCGGGATGTTTCTGACAGAAGAGCCACGTCTGGCAGATATTCTGGCAGCCTGGCAGCCCGTTCTGTACGCGGGGGTACTGTCCTGCGGAGTGGCCTATACCCTTCAGATTGTGGGGCAGAAGGGCATGAATCCCACGGTGGCGGCCCTGATACTCAGTCTGGAATCCGTGGTTTCCGTACTGGCAGGCCTGATACTGCTGGGACAGCATATGACCTGGCAGGAAACAACCGGGTGCGTGCTGATGTTTGCAGCCATTATTCTGGCGCAGATTCCCGGAAATTCCGTATCACGAAAGAAAGACCGGGAACCGGAGTCTGTACAAAAGTGA
- a CDS encoding galactokinase family protein, translating to MKETKVLLEEFAAKQHQERLQEIYVDTGVLDCQNRRYQDAIHKYEELYGAGPVELFSAPGRSEVGGNHTDHQHGEVLAASINLDAIAVVSKSQEPVIKLLSDGYPMITVDLSSLEKNNGEEGTSAGLIRGMVYGLQKNGHKTGGFQAYVTSDVLNGAGMSSSAAFEVLVGTIISGLYNEMSISPVEIAQVAQYAENVYFGKPCGLMDQMACSVGGLIHIDFADPEHPVVEKVEVDFSAYNHSLCITDTKGSHADLTDEYALIPQEMKLVADFFGKGFLREVKAEEFYKKIPEIRRTCGDRPVLRALHFFEEDKRVEKEVSALKKGDFQGFLDTVQDSGNSSFKYLQNIYTNKDVQNQSVSMGLAVSDSILSGHGISRVHGGGFAGTIQAFVADDFVEEYRKTLDGLYGEGSCHVLKVRPFGGIKVLD from the coding sequence ATGAAAGAAACAAAAGTATTACTGGAAGAATTTGCAGCAAAGCAGCATCAGGAACGTCTGCAGGAGATATATGTGGACACAGGGGTACTGGACTGTCAGAACCGGCGTTATCAGGATGCAATTCACAAGTATGAAGAACTGTACGGAGCAGGGCCGGTGGAACTGTTCAGCGCACCGGGGCGAAGTGAAGTGGGAGGCAACCATACGGACCATCAGCATGGAGAAGTGCTGGCGGCTTCCATCAATCTTGACGCCATTGCAGTGGTAAGCAAATCTCAGGAGCCTGTGATCAAACTCCTGTCTGACGGGTATCCCATGATTACCGTGGACCTTTCCAGCCTGGAAAAAAACAATGGGGAGGAAGGAACTTCCGCAGGGCTGATTCGGGGTATGGTGTACGGTCTTCAGAAAAACGGCCATAAAACCGGAGGATTTCAGGCATATGTGACCAGCGACGTGTTAAACGGTGCAGGCATGTCAAGTTCCGCAGCCTTTGAAGTTCTGGTGGGAACCATCATTTCCGGCCTGTATAACGAAATGTCCATCAGTCCGGTGGAAATTGCGCAGGTGGCACAGTATGCGGAAAATGTATATTTCGGAAAGCCCTGCGGCCTCATGGACCAGATGGCATGTTCCGTGGGCGGGCTGATACATATTGATTTTGCAGATCCGGAACATCCTGTTGTGGAAAAGGTGGAAGTGGATTTCAGCGCTTACAACCACAGTCTCTGTATTACGGATACCAAAGGTTCCCATGCGGACCTGACGGACGAGTATGCGCTGATTCCCCAGGAAATGAAGCTGGTGGCTGACTTTTTCGGAAAAGGGTTTCTGAGGGAAGTGAAAGCGGAAGAATTTTATAAAAAAATTCCGGAAATCCGCAGAACATGTGGCGACCGTCCCGTACTGCGGGCCCTTCATTTCTTCGAAGAAGACAAGCGGGTGGAAAAGGAAGTTTCCGCACTGAAAAAAGGGGATTTTCAGGGATTTCTGGATACGGTGCAGGATTCCGGGAATTCTTCCTTCAAATATCTTCAGAATATCTATACCAATAAAGATGTGCAGAACCAGAGTGTTTCCATGGGCCTTGCAGTCAGTGACAGTATTCTTTCCGGCCATGGAATCAGCCGGGTGCATGGAGGCGGATTTGCCGGAACCATTCAGGCATTTGTGGCAGATGATTTTGTGGAAGAATACCGGAAAACACTGGATGGACTGTACGGAGAAGGTTCCTGCCATGTGCTGAAGGTAAGGCCTTTCGGCGGAATAAAAGTTCTGGACTGA
- a CDS encoding glycogen/starch/alpha-glucan phosphorylase, which yields MQNKMFEKEKFIQEIKDNVKNLYRKTLEEASQQEVYQAVSQAVKEVIIDQWLATQKTFEKEDPKILYYMSMEFLMGRALGNNLINLTAYKEVKEALEEIGFDLNVIEDQEPDPALGNGGLGRLAACFMESLATLGYGAYGCGIRYRYGLFRQKIKDGFQMEEPDNWLKDGYPFEMRRPEHTFQVKFGGYVRSEGDANGKTRFIHEGYQSVRAVPYDMPVVGYNNNMVNVLIAWDAEPEKYFELDAFDKGDYKKAVEQENLARNLVEVLYPNDNHIQGKELRLKQQYFFVSASVQRAVARYKKYHTDLHKLPEKVAIQLNDTHPTVAVAELMRILLDEENMEWEEAWAITTRTCAYTNHTIMSEALEKWPIEIFSRLLPRIYQIIEEINRRFILDIEKKFPGDRYKVQKMAIIYDGQVKMAHLAIAAGCSVNGVARLHTEILKNQELHEFYQMFPEKFNNKTNGITQRRFLYHGNPLLAEWVNKYIGNDWVTNLPHLSRLAVYADDEKAQQEFMNIKYQNKLRLAAYIREHNGINVDPRSIFDVQVKRLHEYKRQLLNILHVMYLYNKIKEHPEMDFYPRTFIFGAKAAAGYRIAKLTIKLINSVAEIINNDASINGKLKVVFIEDYKVSTAEWIFAAADVSEQISTASKEASGTGNMKFMLNGAVTLGTMDGANVEIVEEVGEENAFIFGMSSQEVIEHEQKRDYAPMQIFNSDQDIRQVLMQLINGMYSHNDTELFRPLYNSLLNTLDTQYADTYFILKDFRSYVKAQEEVEQAYRDEKRWARMAMLNTAHSGKFTSDRTIQEYVDDIWHLDKVKVELPK from the coding sequence ATGCAGAACAAGATGTTTGAAAAGGAAAAGTTTATTCAGGAGATTAAGGACAACGTAAAGAATCTTTACCGCAAGACGCTGGAGGAGGCTTCACAGCAGGAGGTATACCAGGCCGTATCTCAGGCAGTGAAGGAAGTGATTATCGACCAGTGGCTGGCAACCCAGAAAACCTTTGAAAAGGAAGACCCGAAGATTTTATATTACATGTCCATGGAATTTCTGATGGGCCGGGCTCTGGGAAATAACCTGATTAACCTGACTGCATACAAGGAAGTAAAAGAAGCACTGGAAGAAATCGGATTTGATCTGAATGTGATCGAAGACCAGGAGCCGGATCCGGCATTGGGAAACGGTGGTCTGGGAAGGCTTGCAGCATGTTTCATGGAATCTCTTGCAACTCTGGGCTATGGAGCATACGGATGCGGAATTCGCTATCGCTATGGACTGTTCCGCCAGAAAATTAAAGACGGATTTCAGATGGAAGAGCCGGATAACTGGCTGAAAGACGGTTATCCCTTTGAAATGCGCCGGCCGGAGCATACCTTCCAGGTAAAATTCGGAGGCTATGTGCGCTCAGAAGGAGACGCCAACGGTAAAACCAGATTTATCCATGAAGGATACCAGTCTGTCCGTGCGGTTCCCTACGATATGCCGGTGGTAGGTTACAACAACAATATGGTCAATGTGCTGATTGCATGGGATGCGGAGCCGGAAAAGTATTTTGAGCTGGACGCATTTGACAAGGGCGATTATAAAAAGGCAGTGGAGCAGGAAAATCTTGCCCGGAATCTGGTGGAAGTGCTCTATCCCAATGACAATCATATTCAGGGAAAAGAACTGCGCTTAAAGCAGCAGTATTTCTTTGTATCTGCCAGCGTACAGCGTGCAGTGGCCCGCTATAAAAAATATCATACGGATTTGCACAAACTGCCGGAAAAAGTGGCAATTCAGTTAAATGATACCCACCCGACCGTGGCAGTGGCAGAACTGATGCGGATTCTTCTGGACGAGGAAAATATGGAATGGGAGGAAGCATGGGCAATTACCACCAGAACCTGCGCATATACCAACCATACCATTATGTCCGAAGCACTGGAAAAATGGCCCATTGAGATTTTCTCCAGACTGCTGCCCAGAATTTATCAGATTATTGAGGAAATCAACCGCCGGTTTATCCTGGATATTGAGAAGAAATTCCCGGGAGACCGTTATAAAGTTCAGAAGATGGCGATTATTTACGATGGCCAGGTAAAAATGGCTCATCTTGCCATTGCAGCAGGCTGTTCCGTCAACGGTGTGGCAAGACTGCATACGGAAATCCTGAAAAACCAGGAGCTGCATGAGTTCTATCAGATGTTTCCGGAGAAATTTAACAATAAGACCAACGGAATTACCCAGAGAAGATTCCTGTATCATGGCAATCCGCTGCTGGCCGAGTGGGTCAACAAGTATATCGGAAACGACTGGGTAACCAATCTGCCCCACCTGTCCAGACTGGCAGTTTACGCTGACGACGAAAAGGCACAGCAGGAATTTATGAACATCAAGTACCAGAATAAACTGCGTCTGGCAGCTTATATCCGTGAGCACAACGGAATCAATGTGGACCCGCGTTCCATTTTTGACGTACAGGTAAAACGTCTCCATGAGTACAAACGCCAGCTTCTGAATATTCTGCATGTGATGTACCTGTACAATAAAATCAAAGAACATCCGGAAATGGATTTCTATCCCAGAACTTTTATTTTCGGGGCAAAGGCAGCGGCAGGCTACCGTATTGCCAAGCTGACCATCAAACTCATTAACAGCGTGGCAGAAATCATCAACAATGACGCTTCCATCAACGGAAAGCTCAAAGTGGTATTTATTGAAGACTACAAGGTATCTACCGCAGAATGGATTTTTGCAGCGGCAGATGTGTCGGAGCAGATTTCCACCGCCAGCAAGGAAGCCTCCGGAACCGGAAACATGAAATTTATGCTGAACGGTGCCGTTACACTGGGAACCATGGATGGTGCAAACGTGGAAATTGTAGAAGAAGTGGGCGAAGAAAATGCCTTTATTTTCGGAATGAGCTCTCAGGAGGTCATTGAACATGAGCAGAAACGGGATTATGCCCCCATGCAGATATTCAACAGCGACCAGGATATCCGCCAGGTACTGATGCAGCTGATTAACGGAATGTATTCCCATAATGATACGGAACTGTTCCGTCCCCTGTACAATTCTCTGCTGAATACCCTGGATACCCAGTATGCGGATACCTATTTCATTCTGAAAGATTTCCGCTCCTATGTAAAAGCACAGGAAGAGGTGGAGCAGGCATACCGGGACGAGAAGAGATGGGCCAGAATGGCCATGCTGAATACGGCTCATTCCGGCAAGTTTACTTCTGACCGTACCATTCAGGAATATGTGGATGATATCTGGCATCTGGACAAAGTAAAAGTGGAACTGCCGAAATAA